The genome window CCCGCAGCAGCAGGTAGCTGACCACGGGCACCAGCTCCCACCAGGCCAGGGCGTGGCCGCAGCGCGGGCAATGGGAGGGCGGGCGCACGATGGAGGTGCCGTCGATGGCCCGGGTGGCGCACACCGAATAGAAGCTGCCGAGCACCAAGCCCAGCACGGCGGCGGCGGCCGGAAAAAGATACGGAACGAGCGTGGCGATGTTCTGGGGCATCCGGCTCTCTTGACCGTCCGGCCCGCTGGCGTCAAGGGCGATGGCCGGAAAACGCCTCCACCGCCCGGATCGGGCCAGGCCGCCGGTTCGCTGTCCGGCCGGCCGGGGAAGCGGCGGCTAAGCGTCAGCGGGGCCTGGTCGCCTGGCGGCGGTCGTAGACGGCGCGGATGGCCCCTTCGAGCTCCTCGGTGGGGCAGGGCTTGAGCAGGTAGTCGGCCGCGCCGCCGCTGATCATGGCCGAGGCGATGTCCACGGAGGCGTGGCCGGTGAGCACCAGCACCTCGGCCTCGGGGCAGGCGGCGCGCAGAAGCGGCAGGGCCTGCTCGCCGGAAAGCCCGGGCATCTTGACGTCGAGCACGATGACGTCGCTTGGCGCCTGGGCCAGAAGGTCCAGGGCGATCTGGCCGCCGCCGGCGGTGCGCACGGAAAAGCCGTGGCGGGAAAGGAGTTTGCCCAGGGTGTCGCGAAAACGTTCCTCGTCGTCGACGAGAAGGACGCGGATGGGATCGGCCATGGGATGCTCCGTGGATGGCGGGTTGGGGGTTACAGCGGCAGGGTGACGGTGAAGGTCGCGCCCTGGCCGGGTCGGCTTTCGGCGACGAGGCTGCCGCCCAGGCGGGCCACGATGCCGTGGGAGACCGACAGGCCGAGTCCCGTGCCCTTGCCGGGCTCCTTGGTGGTAAAAAACGGATCGAAGATCTTGGTCATGTTTTCCGGGGCGATGCCGCAGCCGGTGTCGCTGACGGCGATGCTCACCCGGCCGTCGGCGCGGCGGGTGCGCACGGTGATGCCGCCACCCTGGGGCGTGGCGTGCAGGGCGTTGGTCAGGAGGTTGAGGATCACCTGGCGCAACAGCGGCACGTCGGTGCGCACGGGCGGGAGGTTCGGGGCGTAGTCGCGCACGATGGCCACGCCCTTGCCCAGGGCCTCCCGTTCCACGAGCAGGGCCATGTCCTCGATGACCTGGTCCAGGGCTTCCTCCTGGAGCACGGGCTCCATCTTGCGGGCGAAATTGAGCAGCTTGTGGGTGATCTGGCGGCAGCGGTCCACCTGCTTGGCGATCTCGCGCAGGCTGTCCCGGGCGTCGGCCAGGTCCTCGGGGGCCAGGCCCTGGCAGTCGGCCGTGAGTTCCCGGGCCAGGTCGAGTTCCTGGGTGATGATGGCCAGGGGGTTGTTGATCTCGTGGGCGATGCCCGAGGACAGCTCGCCGATGGCGGCCAGTTTCTGGGAATGCAGCAGCCGCAGGTCCATCTCGCGCAGTTCCCGCTCGCCGCGCCGGATGCGGCTGGCCAGGATCAGGGCGGAGCCGATGCAGATGGCCCCGGCCACCAGGGCCAGCACCACGTCGATCTCCGGCGGGGTGAACAGGGTGGCCAGCACGGCCGCGCCGGCCAGGCCCGGGGCCAGTACAGTATGCGGCCAAAGCGGCGGGAAAACGAAGCCGTCAGGCCTGGTTGGATCGGGCTTCGTTGAGTTTTTTGCGCTCATACGCCTTCTTGGCTTTTTCCAGCAATTCCCCGAAATCCACGGGCTTGAGCACGTAGTCGTAGGCGCCCAGGGACATGCCCTGCATGCCGGCCTCCACCGAGGCATGGCCGGTCAGGATGATGACCTCGACCAGGGGCCGGCGCTTCTTGATTTCCTTGAGTACCGCGAGGCCATCCATGCCCGGCATGCGCATGTCCAGGATGACCACGTCGAAGTCCTGCGCGTCGAGCCGGGCCAGGGCCTCGGGGCCGCTGCCCGCGGCCGTGACCGGGATCTGGCGGTAGGTGAACCGCTTGACCAGGGTCTCGATGAAGTCGGCCTCGTCGTCAACGGCCAGTACGCGTAGTCCCATCGTTCCTCCCACAGGCAAGGCGTTCGTGTCGTGTCGGGCGCGGGCGCCCCCGGGCCCGACCGGGCCAGCGAGCGAGGCGGCGCCGCTTTCCCGGCCTTCCGGCGCGACCTCAGGCGCCGACGGGCAGCGTGATGTGGAAGGTGGTGCCCTGGCCTTCCTCGCTGGTCACATGGATATGCCCGCCGAGCTTCTCGATGATGCTGTAGCTGATGGTCAGCCCCAGGCCCGTGCCTTCGCCCACCTTCTTGGTGGTGAAGAAGGGGTCGAAGATCTTGTCCATGGCCTCCTTGGACATGCCCTTGCCGGTGTCGGCGATGGCGATGTCCACCTCGCCGGAATCGGGCAGGGCGCGGGTGGTGACGGTGATGGCCCCGTTTTTGTCGATGGCGTCGATGGCGTTGTCCATGATGTTCAGGAAGACCTGCTGGAGCTGGGAGGCGTCGGAGGCGATGCGGGGCATGTCCCGCTGGTAGTCGTTGATGAAGGTGATGCCCCGGAAACTGGCCTCGTTTTCCAGGAAGGAGCGGGTCTGGTCCAGCAGCATGTTGACGTCGAGGTCCTCCTGGGTGGGCTCCATGCGGCGGGCGAACCCCAGCAGCCGGTGGGTGACGTCCTTGGCCCGGCGCACGTGGAATTCGATCTTGGCCACGGCGTCCTCGAATTCCTGGAAGTTGGGGCTGTCCTTGATGTCCTCTTCGCTTAAGAGGTCGCGCATCCAGCCGGCCTTTTCCATGATGATGGCCAATGGGTTGTTGACCTCGTGGGCCACGCCGGCGGCCAGCTTGCCCAGGGCGGCCATCTTGCTCGACTGGGTCAGCGAGGCGTCCAGCGTCGCCTTCTCGCGTTCGGCCCGCACCAGGGCGCTGACCGTGCCGTTGGCCACCCAGACGGCCCCGCCGATGATGAGGACCGTACCGCCGGCCAGCAGCAGGATGAGCAGCCAGCGGGCCCGCATGATGGGCAGCAGTTCCTCGCGCGGGTCGTCTTTGACCACGAGCAGCCAGTCCTTGTGATTGAGCCAGGTCATGGCGTAGAGCGAAGTCTGGCCGTCGATGGCCAGGCTCTCGACGCGGGTGCCGGAAAAGCGCGGCACATTGGGGAAGTTCATGGTGTCGAACATGGCGTAGCCGAAGCGCGGCTTGGTCTGGAGCACGTGGTCGGCGGCCAGGATGAAGGCGTCGCCGGTCTTGCCGAGGTGGATGCTGCGCACCAGGGAGTCGAAGATGTCGGAGTCGATGGCCGCGCGCAACACCCAGGTCTTGTCGCCCTCGCGGCGGCTGACGGCGATGTTGAAGTGGGGGTATTTGCGAAAGCCCAGGAACACGTCGCTGACGTGGATGCCCTTGGCCATGACCTTGTGAAACCAGTCCTCGCGGCTGTAGTCGATGCCCTTGAGCTGGTAGGGGCCGACGTAGGCCGTGCAGATGCCGTTCTGGTCGATGACTTGCAGGTCGAGGAAGGACTTGCTGTGCATTTGCAGCACGCCGAAGATGTGTTCCAGGTAGGCGTCCTTGACCAGGTCCGGATAGGATTCGGTCAGGGCCAGGTTGGACAGCTGGGCCACCCGCTCGGACAGGTACAGATCGATGGTGATCTTCTTGTTCTCGACTAAGTTGCTCAAGCTCTCGTAAACCTTGTCGAGGTAGGTCTCGTAGAACCGGTTGTACAGGCCAAGGCCCAGGCTGAAAAGCGGGATGAAGGAAAAGGCCAGGGTGATGGCGATGAGCTTGAGGCGCAGCTTGCTCAGTTCGTCCTGGATCATGGAATTGCCTCGTAGGGTTGCGGCCGCCGGCGGCCAACATAGCCTGAACCGCGCATAATGCAAATCGCCGGGGTCAGGCCGCCTCGGCCAGCGGGATGGCGATGGTGACGCTGCTGCCCCGGCCGGGCTCGCCGGCGATGCGGATGCGGCCGCCGTGGTATTCGACCACGGCCCGCGAGGCGGCCAGGCCGATGCCCAGGCCCGGCATCTTGTCCGTCAGGCTGTCGCCGAGCTGGAGGAACTTCTCGAAGACCGCCTCGCGCATTTCCGAAGGGATGCCCCGGCCGGTGTCCTCCACGGTGATCACGGCCATGCCGTTCTCCTGGTTGACCCGGCAGGCGATGTGGCCGGCGTCGGTGAACTTGACGGCATTGGAAAACAGGTGGCGCAGCACGTAGACGAGGCGTTCCCGGTCGCAGCGAAGCCTGGGCATGCCCTCGGGGACCTCGCGCAAAAAACGCAGCCCCTTTTCCGTCATGGCGGCCACGAACGGTTCCACGGCCCGGTCGATCACCTCGGCCACGGACACCGGCCCCAGGTTCAGGGCGGCGTCGCCGGACTCCAGGGAGGCCAGCTCCAGCACGTTCTCGATCAGCCCGGCCAGGCGGCGGCCCTCGTCGAGCATGATGTCGAGATTTTCGTGGAAACGGGCGCATTCGGCCGCCACGTCCGGCCGCGACGCGGCGGCCTCGGCCAGGGGGCCGCCGCGCTCCAGGCGTTTTTTCATCACCTGGGCGAAGCCGATCATGGAGGTCAGGGGCGTCTTGAGCTCGTGGGAGACGAGGCTCAGGAAATTGGATTTGACCCGGCTGAGCTCCTCGGCGTGCTTGCGGGCCTCGCGGGCCCGCCGGGCCTCCTCGGCCGCCTCGCGCTCCTTGCGGGCCAGGTCGAGGATGGTGGCCACGAGGTGTCTTTCCATGCGGCCGATGTCCTCGGCCAGGGCCCGGAATTCGCCGGTGAAGTTGGCGGGGTCGAGGTTGGTCTCCTCGCCCCGGGCCACGCGCCGGGCGTGGCGGCCAAGCACCGCCAGGGGCGTGGCCACCGACCGGAACACCGCCCAGCTGGCCAGGGCCACCAGCACGATGACGCCGGCCTGGATGCCGGTGGTGACGATGTCCGTGTCGCGATCGATAGCGCGCCGGCGTGTTTCGTAATGGCGGCGCAGCTCCTCGGTCACGGGCTCCAGGGCCCGGGCCGCGGCCACGAAGGCGGCGCTTTGCGAGCCGGCGCTCTCCAGCCGGCCGGCATAGGCCTGCAGGGCCTCCTGGTAGGCGGCCAGCGCCGTGGCCGCGTCCGCTTCCCCCTGGTTTCGGGCCAGGGCGGCGAGCTGCGCGGCCAGGCCGGCAAGGCGCGTCAGGCTGTCGGGCGCGCCCGAGGCCAGCCAGCGTTTTTCCTGGGACCGCAGCTGGGCCAGGCCGCGGGCCAGGACGGGGCTTGCGCCCTCCAGCCTGTCCAGGACCTGGGAGCGTTCCAAAAACAGGGCGGCCGGACCGTCGACGGCCGGGGCCTCGGGGTTATCGGACAGGGCCAGGAAGCCGTCCAGATATTCCCGCAGCAGGCGCAGGGCCGTTTCCCGGGCGTCGTCGCGCTCGGGGTCGAGGTCGCCTATGGCGGCGATGGCCGTGGCCGCAGCCTGCTGGTGGCGGCGCACGGCGGCCAGGGAGGCCGGGTCGTGACGCAGGAAGTAGTTTTTTTCCTGGCGGCGCATGGACAGGACTTCCAGGGCGGCGGTCACGGAAAGACGTTCCAGTTCCTGGGTGCGCTCCAGGCGCCGCGAGCCCAGGTAGTCCACGGCGAAAACGAGGCAGAATCCGGCGAGGATGCAGCCGAAGAGGGCGAACAGTTTGTGTTTGACGCTTGCCGCCGCGAACATTCCCCGCGATGAAGGCACGACCGTCTCCCTGCCCGTTCCGGGGCCGATGGCGGTTGTCTGGGCCAGGGCGCGGCTTCTGGCCGCGCCTGGATGGAATCGAGATTAGCCTATCCCGGTGCGCTTCGCCAGCAGATTGTTCCCACTTTCACATGAGCTGTTCCAGGCGGGAGTTCCGAAGCGGCCGGGGCCGCTTCGGAACCTGGGGCGATGGCGGGATCGTCGAGGCGGGATTTATTGGACATCCTTGCGGAATTCGCCGTAGCCCTGCGGCTCCATCTCGGAAAGGGGCACGAAGCGCAAGGCGGCGGAATTCAGGCAATAGCGAAGGCCGGTCGGCGGGGGGCCGTCGGGAAAGACGTGCCCCAGGTGCGAATCGCCATGGCGGCTGCGCACCTCGGTGCGGACACTGAAGAGGCTCTTGTCCTCGCGGGTGACGATGTTGTCCGGCACCAGCGGCTTGGTGAAGCTCGGCCAGCCCGTGCCCGAATCGTACTTGTCGCGCGAGGAAAAAAGCGGTTCGCCGGACACCACGTCCACGTAGAGGCCCGGGGCCTTGTTGTCGGCGTAGGCATTGTTAAACGGCGGCTCGGTCCCCTCCTTCTGGGTGACGTCGAATTGCAGGGGCGTGAGGGTGCGGCGCAGGACGTCTGGCGCCGGCTTTTGGAAACCGCGCCAGTCCACGGGCTTGGCCGTTACGGGGTCGGTCTTCCCCCAGGTGCGCTCCAGGAACTGGTCGCGGCCGGAGAAGCGCCGGTAGGTCTCGTACTGGAGCTTGTGGGTCTTGTAGTAGTTCTGATGGTAGTTTTCGGCGTTAGTGAAGAAGGAAAACGGCAGGATGTCCACGGCCAGGGGCTTGGGAAAGCGGCCCGAGGCGGCCAGGGCGGCCAGGGCCTGTTCGGCCTCGGCCCGCTGTTGGGCGTCGTGGTAGAAGATGGCCGGTCGGTATTGCCGGCCGCGGTCGGCGAACTGGCCGCCGCCGTCGGTGGGGTCGATGTGGCGCAAAAACGCGTCGAGCACCTGCCGGTAGTCGGTGCGGGCCGGATCGTAAAAGACCTGCACGGCCTCGTAGTGGCCGGTCTGGCCGGACGAGACCGTTTCGTAGTCCGGATGGGGCTCGCTGCCGCCGGTGTAGCCGGAGACGACCTCGAGCACGCCGGGGAGCTTTTCCAGGTCCGATTCCACGCACCAGAAACAGCCGCCGGCCAGGGTGGCCACCTGGGCCTTTTGCGTCGGGTCTTGCATGGCGGCCTCCGTTGCCGTTGCCGGATGGTGCGCCCCCAGGACGAGGGCGGCGGCCAGCAGCCAGGCCGCAACCAGCCGGGGCTGCCGCACGGCGCGTCGCGTCGGGTGAGGGGTGCGTTCCATGACAACCTCCCTTTGGCGAACGCCCGGGAAATCCGGGCGGTTCAAGGGGCGTCGGGGTACTATCAAGAATCGGGCCAGGGAATCGGCCGGCTGTGACGGCCTCAAACCGGGCGGCGGCGCCCCGCAGGGCCGGAAGAAGGGGGCTATTCCTGAAAAAGAGGAGTTGTCGGGCAGGAAAGGACAGTCCGCAAGCCCGGCAACGCCCCGCCCGAACGCGCGGGGCGTTGCCGGACGGGCTCAGTTGCGGATGGCCGCCGGAATATCCAGGGGCAGCAGGTTCGACGCGGAGGCCGGCATGGTGTCGATGGCCGCGCCGAGGTCGATGCGCGGCTTGGTCACGGCCACCTTGGCATCCGTGATGTTGTCGCCCGTTTCCGTGAGCTTTGCCTTCACCTCGGCCGGGGTCAGGTAGTGGCCCAGGCGGACCTTGGCGGCGTTTTGCAGGGCGGCGGCGGCGCCGGCCGCATAGGGGCTGGCGGCGGAGGTGCCGCCGAAGTCGGTGTTGAAGGTCGAGCCCTTGGCGGCGCATTGCAGCGTGTTGCACTTGTTGGACGAGGCGAAAAGCGTCAGGAAGGAAGCGCTGTTGGAGTAGGCCGGCACGGCGTCGGCCTCCGAGGCCTCGGGGGCGTAGTAGCCGGAGTCGCAGCCCGTGGTGGCCTCCTTGCTGGGGGCGCAGGATTCCTCCGCGATGCAGGTTTCCGTCTGGCCGAAGGCGGCGTCGTAGACCGCGCCCACGGAGATGACGCCGGAAATGCAGGCCGGGTTGTTCAAGCCGTCGCAATAGCCCTCGTTGCCCGCCGAGGCGAAGATCGTGATGCCGGCCTTGGCCGCGTTGGCCGCCGCGGTGACGTAGTTTTCGTAGCTGTCGTCGCACAGGCTGGTGAAGTAGCCGCCGCCCATGCTGAGGTTGATGATGCGGATGGGGCTCTCCGGCACCTTGTTCTGGTTGGTGATGGCCCATTCCCAGGCGGCGATGATGGCCTCGTCCGGGCCTGTGCCCGAGGCGTCGGTGACCTTGAGGGCGTAGATCTTGGCCCCGGGGGCCACGCCGCCGATGTAGTTGGCCACGTCGCCCAGGGCGCCGGCCACGATGCCGGCCACGGACGTGCCGTGGCCGTCCTTGTCCATGGGGTCGGCCTTTTGTTCGCCGGTGTCGTAGCCGCCGAGGACCACGGCGTTGGGGAAGCCGGGGCCGCCGAGGTAGGTGTTGTTGTAGTCCACGCCGGTGTCGCACACGGCCACGGCCACGCCCTTGCCGGAATAGCGGGAGCGGGTGGCCTGGGCGTTCATGAGGGGGATGCCCTGGCGCAGGGCCGGCTTGCGCCGGCCGTTGACCTCGATGGCGGCCACGTCGTCGCTTTGGGCCAGGGCCGCGAGCTGGGCGGCGGTGACGGTGACGGCGAAGGCCGGCATGTACTCGAAGGTCCGCGAGATTTCGCCGATGGCCGCGCCTTTTTTGCGGGCGAAAAAGGCCTCCAGCACGGCCGCGTTGGCCTGCCGGGCCGCGGCCTTGTCCGCGTCGGCTTCCAGGGAGGCCGGCGCGGCGGCCCGGGACGGGTTTTTGAGCAGGACCAGGAAGCTTCCCGTGCCGCCGTCGGCCGCAAGCTTGCCCAGCTCGGCCGACGTGGCCCGCAGCTTGCCGCTGGCCATGGCCGCGGCCAGGTCCGCCGTGGCTTCGCCCGCGCCGGCCGGCGTGACCATGGCCACCAGCACGAAAACGAAAACGGACAGGTGTGTCAGGATGGTGAAACGTCTGGGCATGCCGCATTCCTCTTGGGGTAAAAGTGTTCCCAATAAGGGGGATGGAGGGCCGTTGCCGGAAAAGGCCTGGCGGAAACAACAAGGCGGACGCGCGCGATGCCGGTGGAGGCGCAGCCTGTCCGAAGCGGGGGGAAGTGACCAGGTCTCGCGCGATGTGCTGTTGTGCCCGGAGCCGGTCCCTGCCGTGGGACCTGACTGCTATTTTCCCTATCCGTTTTTTGGACGCGGCGCCAGTGTCACGAGCCGGAGAGCGCGAGGCCGTGCTTGCGCAAAAGGCCGTACAGGCGCGACTGGCTGAGGCCCGACACGTCCATGGCCGCGCGCACGTCGCCGCCGCAGGCGGCAATGAGCGCGACGAAGTAGTCGCGTTCCACCCGGTCGTGGGCGACGCGTTTGTAGTCGTTCCAGCTTTGGCCCGCGCCCGGGCTGGTGTCGGGCGCGGCCGCCGGGGCGGCGGGCGCGGGGAAGGCGGTGTCCCGGCGGCCCCGGGCCACCCGGGAGCGCACGAAGCGCACCCGCAGATCCTGGGGCAGGTGGGAGGGCAGCAGCTCCGGCTCCTGGGGGGCGGCGGCGACCAGGGCCTCCAGCACCCGCACCAATTCGCGGACGTTGCCCGGCCAGGCGTCCTCGCGAAAAAGGTCCAGCAACTCCGGGGCCAGGGTCTTGAGCGGCAGCCGGCCCTGGCGGCACAGGCGCGTGAGGTGGTGTTCGGCCAGTTCGGGC of Solidesulfovibrio sp. contains these proteins:
- a CDS encoding S8 family serine peptidase, with product MPRRFTILTHLSVFVFVLVAMVTPAGAGEATADLAAAMASGKLRATSAELGKLAADGGTGSFLVLLKNPSRAAAPASLEADADKAAARQANAAVLEAFFARKKGAAIGEISRTFEYMPAFAVTVTAAQLAALAQSDDVAAIEVNGRRKPALRQGIPLMNAQATRSRYSGKGVAVAVCDTGVDYNNTYLGGPGFPNAVVLGGYDTGEQKADPMDKDGHGTSVAGIVAGALGDVANYIGGVAPGAKIYALKVTDASGTGPDEAIIAAWEWAITNQNKVPESPIRIINLSMGGGYFTSLCDDSYENYVTAAANAAKAGITIFASAGNEGYCDGLNNPACISGVISVGAVYDAAFGQTETCIAEESCAPSKEATTGCDSGYYAPEASEADAVPAYSNSASFLTLFASSNKCNTLQCAAKGSTFNTDFGGTSAASPYAAGAAAALQNAAKVRLGHYLTPAEVKAKLTETGDNITDAKVAVTKPRIDLGAAIDTMPASASNLLPLDIPAAIRN
- a CDS encoding ATP-binding protein, with translation MIQDELSKLRLKLIAITLAFSFIPLFSLGLGLYNRFYETYLDKVYESLSNLVENKKITIDLYLSERVAQLSNLALTESYPDLVKDAYLEHIFGVLQMHSKSFLDLQVIDQNGICTAYVGPYQLKGIDYSREDWFHKVMAKGIHVSDVFLGFRKYPHFNIAVSRREGDKTWVLRAAIDSDIFDSLVRSIHLGKTGDAFILAADHVLQTKPRFGYAMFDTMNFPNVPRFSGTRVESLAIDGQTSLYAMTWLNHKDWLLVVKDDPREELLPIMRARWLLILLLAGGTVLIIGGAVWVANGTVSALVRAEREKATLDASLTQSSKMAALGKLAAGVAHEVNNPLAIIMEKAGWMRDLLSEEDIKDSPNFQEFEDAVAKIEFHVRRAKDVTHRLLGFARRMEPTQEDLDVNMLLDQTRSFLENEASFRGITFINDYQRDMPRIASDASQLQQVFLNIMDNAIDAIDKNGAITVTTRALPDSGEVDIAIADTGKGMSKEAMDKIFDPFFTTKKVGEGTGLGLTISYSIIEKLGGHIHVTSEEGQGTTFHITLPVGA
- the msrB gene encoding peptide-methionine (R)-S-oxide reductase MsrB; the encoded protein is MERTPHPTRRAVRQPRLVAAWLLAAALVLGAHHPATATEAAMQDPTQKAQVATLAGGCFWCVESDLEKLPGVLEVVSGYTGGSEPHPDYETVSSGQTGHYEAVQVFYDPARTDYRQVLDAFLRHIDPTDGGGQFADRGRQYRPAIFYHDAQQRAEAEQALAALAASGRFPKPLAVDILPFSFFTNAENYHQNYYKTHKLQYETYRRFSGRDQFLERTWGKTDPVTAKPVDWRGFQKPAPDVLRRTLTPLQFDVTQKEGTEPPFNNAYADNKAPGLYVDVVSGEPLFSSRDKYDSGTGWPSFTKPLVPDNIVTREDKSLFSVRTEVRSRHGDSHLGHVFPDGPPPTGLRYCLNSAALRFVPLSEMEPQGYGEFRKDVQ
- a CDS encoding response regulator; amino-acid sequence: MADPIRVLLVDDEERFRDTLGKLLSRHGFSVRTAGGGQIALDLLAQAPSDVIVLDVKMPGLSGEQALPLLRAACPEAEVLVLTGHASVDIASAMISGGAADYLLKPCPTEELEGAIRAVYDRRQATRPR
- a CDS encoding ATP-binding protein; translated protein: MSAKNSTKPDPTRPDGFVFPPLWPHTVLAPGLAGAAVLATLFTPPEIDVVLALVAGAICIGSALILASRIRRGERELREMDLRLLHSQKLAAIGELSSGIAHEINNPLAIITQELDLARELTADCQGLAPEDLADARDSLREIAKQVDRCRQITHKLLNFARKMEPVLQEEALDQVIEDMALLVEREALGKGVAIVRDYAPNLPPVRTDVPLLRQVILNLLTNALHATPQGGGITVRTRRADGRVSIAVSDTGCGIAPENMTKIFDPFFTTKEPGKGTGLGLSVSHGIVARLGGSLVAESRPGQGATFTVTLPL
- a CDS encoding HAMP domain-containing sensor histidine kinase, with product MPSSRGMFAAASVKHKLFALFGCILAGFCLVFAVDYLGSRRLERTQELERLSVTAALEVLSMRRQEKNYFLRHDPASLAAVRRHQQAAATAIAAIGDLDPERDDARETALRLLREYLDGFLALSDNPEAPAVDGPAALFLERSQVLDRLEGASPVLARGLAQLRSQEKRWLASGAPDSLTRLAGLAAQLAALARNQGEADAATALAAYQEALQAYAGRLESAGSQSAAFVAAARALEPVTEELRRHYETRRRAIDRDTDIVTTGIQAGVIVLVALASWAVFRSVATPLAVLGRHARRVARGEETNLDPANFTGEFRALAEDIGRMERHLVATILDLARKEREAAEEARRAREARKHAEELSRVKSNFLSLVSHELKTPLTSMIGFAQVMKKRLERGGPLAEAAASRPDVAAECARFHENLDIMLDEGRRLAGLIENVLELASLESGDAALNLGPVSVAEVIDRAVEPFVAAMTEKGLRFLREVPEGMPRLRCDRERLVYVLRHLFSNAVKFTDAGHIACRVNQENGMAVITVEDTGRGIPSEMREAVFEKFLQLGDSLTDKMPGLGIGLAASRAVVEYHGGRIRIAGEPGRGSSVTIAIPLAEAA
- a CDS encoding response regulator, with translation MGLRVLAVDDEADFIETLVKRFTYRQIPVTAAGSGPEALARLDAQDFDVVILDMRMPGMDGLAVLKEIKKRRPLVEVIILTGHASVEAGMQGMSLGAYDYVLKPVDFGELLEKAKKAYERKKLNEARSNQA